CAGCGCAGTAAAAGCGGCTCGGACAGGCTGTACGGCGCGTGGGGCGACAGGCCGACCGACAACAGACTTCCACTCGCTTGAAGTTGAAGCGACCGAAGGGCCTTCTCGGCTGCGTCGAGCCGTTCTGTGGCCTGCTCAGGATCAAGTCCCAGGATCTCCTGAAAGATAATGCCCCTGAGCCCCGCTGCCTTGAGGGGGACTACACTACTGCCGGACGTCGTAATGTCGGCCACACAGGTTACGCCGCTTCGAAGCAGGACTGTTGCGCCCAGTCGAGCTGACGTGGCGAAGCACTCGGCATCCAACTCGGAGCGAAGATCGAGCAGAGCGGTGACCCATTCAGTGAACGATCTGCCGAAAGGAAGGCGGCCATGCAGCCCGGTCAGCTCCAGGTGGGTGTGAGCATTGACCAAGCCTGGAAGAAGGGCTACGCTCCCCAGATCGTCGTGAGGCTCTGTCGGGAAATCCCTGATCAGCGCGGACGCCTGACCCACGGCGCAGATGGCCCCATCGCGGATCAAGAGGCCGCCGTCTACAAGAGGAGGACCGGAAATCGGAAGGACAAGACGAGCAGTCAGGATCACGGCAGCCGCATGTCAGCTTTCAGATGATCGTTGGCGGCTGTGCGGGTGTCGCCTGACCGCCTCGGCCTGCTCCAGTTCCGGTGGAGTATTGACGTTCATGAATCCGAGGAGAGGAGGGTCTACCGCCCTGAGCGCCGGTTCCTCGATGATCTTGACCTTGACCTTCGGGAAGAACCGGACAATCTTCAGCGCGTGGGCGTCGATAGCCTCTTTAATGAACGGGAGGCACGACCTGGCGTACACGGCATGCAGCGGCTGCAACTCGCCTCCCACACGTGGGACTACCACATCCCACCCTTCGGCCTCGCGGATCAAGAGCTTGATCAGGTCGGCGTTGAGGAAAGGCATGTCGCAGGCAACAAAAAAACACGCGGGGTGACTGGCAGCGCTCAGCCCTGTATAGATCCCGCCGAGCGAGCCGGAGTCGGGGATCAGGTCTGGGACAACCTTGACGCCGAGGTACGCATAGTTCGGAGGGTCATTGGCAATAATCAAGACCTCCGGGAAGAGCGCCTTCAGGCAATCTACCGTCGCCTCGATCAGCCGCCTGCCCCCGAAGTCGATAAAGGCCTTATTGAAGCCCATCCGCGAGGACTTGCCGCCCGCCAGCACAATACCCGTCACCTTCAGGCTTCGTCCTCTACTTCCGCCGGCTCTTCCAGGGCATCGAGATCGGTCACCTCTAATTTTTCTATCTCCTCGCCCGATTCGGCGAGAAGCTCCACCGGGGGTTCCTCTAACTCGGCCCCCTCCTTTTCCTCTTCTTCCTTCTCGACGATCTCCTCCTCGCCAAGGGTATCCCCAACGGAGAGGCTTCGGAACCAAGTCGCTCCGGCCTCCGGGCCAATCAGTTCCACTGCCCCCGTCCCCTCTACAGGCTTCATTTCATAAGCCAGCCTGCCGGCGCCTATTTCCTCCAGGGCGATATACGTCGGCTTGTTACTCTTCGGGGCGATCAGGTGCTCGGCCCCGCGCATCAACTGTTTCGTGCGCTTGGCGGCGATGATCACCAGGCGATATTTGCTATCCACGTGCGTCAGAAGTTGTTCCAAAGGGACAAGCGGCATATCCAAGATCCTCCCAGCCTCAGTCGATTCCCATATTCAGAAAGGAGAGATCTACTCGATCTCTTCGGGATCGCTCGGCAGTGATAATGCAGCAAAGCTGCTTGACGGCCTTTTCGAAGATATCGTTCACGACAATATACTGGTAATGCCGGTAGTGTTGCAGTTCCTCCCTGGCCATAGCCAGGCGACGGCGGATCTCCTCCTCTGAATCAGTCCGCCGCTGCCGGAGCCTGGTTTCCAAC
The Candidatus Methylomirabilis sp. DNA segment above includes these coding regions:
- a CDS encoding molybdenum cofactor guanylyltransferase, translating into MTGIVLAGGKSSRMGFNKAFIDFGGRRLIEATVDCLKALFPEVLIIANDPPNYAYLGVKVVPDLIPDSGSLGGIYTGLSAASHPACFFVACDMPFLNADLIKLLIREAEGWDVVVPRVGGELQPLHAVYARSCLPFIKEAIDAHALKIVRFFPKVKVKIIEEPALRAVDPPLLGFMNVNTPPELEQAEAVRRHPHSRQRSSES
- the rpoZ gene encoding DNA-directed RNA polymerase subunit omega; translated protein: MPLVPLEQLLTHVDSKYRLVIIAAKRTKQLMRGAEHLIAPKSNKPTYIALEEIGAGRLAYEMKPVEGTGAVELIGPEAGATWFRSLSVGDTLGEEEIVEKEEEEKEGAELEEPPVELLAESGEEIEKLEVTDLDALEEPAEVEDEA